The sequence below is a genomic window from Croceicoccus marinus.
TATGGACCATCGGCCTCTATCTTCTGATCCAGCAATTGCAGGGCAATTTTCTCCAGCCGATGATCCAGAAGCATGCGGTCAACGTTCCGCCGGCGGTTCTGCTTTTCGCAGTGTTCGGGGCCGGGATACTATTCGGGGCGCTGGGTGTCTTGCTGGCAGCTCCGCTGACGATCGTGGTGTTTGTCCTGGTCCAGCGGGTCTATGTGCGCGAATTGCTGGGCAAGCCGATCGGCATCGCCGGCGAAGCCGATCCTCAGGATCGGTCTTGAGGGTTGCTGGCTATAGTCGGAAGCTTGCGCGGGCACACCGAAGCTTGGGCATTATCGATGTGATGTGGCACGACCGCTCGAACTGGTACTGCTTTGGGTAACGCCATTCCATGAAAAGCCGGGCCAGGTTTCGCGTGAAGGAGCGGTTCTTGGATATTGCGCAAACGGACCCGGTTAGCTCGCTTGTCCCTGAGGCGCTGGTCGGGTGAGCGACAGCACCGTGCTCACAATCCATTACTCTGGACCAGAGGCCGCACAGTCTTAAATGCGGTAGGATACTGAGTGCGAAGCAGACGGACATCCCGGGTGGAAACCAGCTGTCACAGCCTTTGGATGACTGGATGCCGCTCCCAGCACTTTTGGAACCGCCGGCAGCAGACCTGGACTGTTTGAGTTTCCAACGGCGTGAATGCACGACGGCTTTCGGTCATCCGTACCGGGCCAGCGAACGTTGGCTTTGTCGGCGGATCGAAAATTCGACTCAGGTCAGTTAACGAATAGCTGGACCGGAGACGACATGAAACGCACTGGCAACACGAACTTCATGACTGGCGGAAGTTCCGGTATCGGGCGCGCACTAGCCCACCGTTGGCATGACGAGGGCAATAATGTCATCGTTTCCGGCCGGAAAAGATCGTCGAGACCAATCTGCTCGGTCCGGTCCTTGTGGTATCTTTGGGCACCGGCTTCGTGCCCTATCCGTCTGCGGTGACCCATTCGGCGAGCACGGCGGCGGTCCACTCCTACCTCGTGTCGCTTCGCGCCTTGCTAAAAATTAGTGTGCAAGTCATTGAAATCATTCCCCCGCAGGTCGCGACCGATTTGATGGTTGATCTAAAAGAGCCGCCGCAGAGCGTGCCACTCGACAAGTTCGCGGATGATGTGATGGCGCCGCTGACCGTGCAGCCGGACGCCGACGAGATCATCGTGGAGGAGGTCGAACCGTTCCGCTTTCCCGAACGCGACGGCACACTGCGGGAGATCGTTGCCAGCATGACCGATAGCGATTGAGATAGCATCGAGTCCATGATCTGCCTGTCGTCAGCCGCTGGTGCTGCCACCGTCCCGGGAGTTATTGAAATGCAATTCCCGACAGTTTCCCCAAACTGTGAAGCCGACATTCGCCGCCGGATGCATGGGTGACGGTGCACATGGCTTTCTGACCTGTCCGGACTTCGACCCAGCGCAAAGTCGCAGTCGCCATAAGGTCGCTGACCTTGCGGGAGAGCGACAAGCCTTAGAGATCAGGAGCTTGGAACGTGAAGTTGAAGCTAACCTACTGCTTCGCCTGCTCCGAAGTCAGCGCCTTGAACTCCGCCAGCCGGATCGCGCGTCCGCCAGTCGGCTTCATAACCGCCCGCAGGCGCGTGACTTCCCGGCTGCTCCATTGCAGATCGGTGATGCCGTTGGGCACCGCCGCGCCGCGCGCAAGTGGATGCCAGCTTCCGTCCTGCCAGTATTCGATGGCAACCGCGGAAGGCGCCGCGAATGTCGCGCCGTCGTCGAAAAAGGCAAGCTCCGCCCTGTCGACACGGACCGACTTGCCGAAGTCCACCGCATACCACTGCTCGCCGGTCGATGGCGCTGAGTCCCAGCCGTTGGGAAGTTCGGGATAGAACCACGTCCTGCCGTCGATTGCGTCGTGCAGTGCCTCGGTATCGGTGCTGCTGGAGGCACTGGCCATCGGAAAATCGCCGCGAACCAGCTGGACCGCGCGGTTGATGTCACGCCGGATCGGCGCGGCCCCGGCGCGGGTGACGGGCACGGTCAGCCGGCCCAATGTCCCCCGCCGCGCGACTTCCTGCCCATCCACTTCGATCGAGAGGCCGCGTCCCTTGCCGTAATGCGACCCGTCGGCATCCCAGGCCACGGCGATGCGCCGGCCGTGATAGGGCACGTCCTCGACGCGGAACCAGGCCAGTGCCTGCGCGTCGCCCGCATCGGGCAGCAGCGGGTTGATTTCGAGCATGTCGTCGGCCCGCGGCCTTATGCCGACAAGGCCGGTCAGGATCAGGTCGATGAAGCCGGAATGAAAATAGTGGTGGCTTCGGTCCAGCCCGACGATCGGCTTGCCCGTCTCCGGATGATAGTCTTCCTCCAGGTCCAGCAGATCGCCTTGGTAATGCAAATCGGCATATTCGCGCAGCAGCCGCATGTATTCGCTGCGCGTGATCGGCCCCGTGTGGTCGTAATGGTCCAGCAGATTGGCCATGCCGGTCAGGACCTGCGTCGTCTGATAGGGCCAGATCGGGCCGTTCCACTGGCATTCGGGGGCATCGCCCAGATAGCGATACTGCTTCCTGTAATATTCGTAGGGCTTCTCGACCGTCCGCATTCCCGCGTCGCCCTTCAGCGAGGCAGGGTCGAGCAGATGCGACCAAGCGGATGCATGTTTTGCGTCGTCGGGCGCCAAGTCGAAGGTCCACGGCAGATAGCCGGCCAGTTCGCGCGCGCGAATGAAGTCCCAGTAGTCGACATGCTCGTTATCGACCTTGTAGCGGTCGGTGAAATGGCCAAGCGCCGGGTTCCACAAATCGGCGATCATGCGCTGCTGCAACTGGTCGGCACGCTCGGCGAATTGCGCCGACAGTGCCTCGTCGCCCGCCATGTCCGCGATCCGGGAAATGGCGCGCGCATTGGCGACCATATAGCTGTTGATCGACGGCCTGAAGCTGTCACCGCCGCGAAACCCGTCCTCTCCGCCCGAGGCGTCGATGGAGGAGACGGTATATTCGGTCGCGTCCAGCAGCGGCTCGATATAATAGAGCCGCTTGGACCAGTCGTAGTGATCCTCCCACAATCCGTAATTGTAGCGCATCACCGGCAAGTGGCGCCGAACCGCCATGCCGTCGCCGTCGACCAGATAGCGGCCCCAGACGGAATCCGCCATATAATCAGTGAAGTGGCGGTTGTTTCCGCCATGATACATGAAGTTGATATAGTCGTGGGTGAAGCGCCGGTCGTTCAGCCAGCGCCCCTCGGCGATATGGAAGCCGGTGGCATCGTTCAGGCTCGCATAGGGTTCGCGCTGCCAGCTGACGTCATCGGCGAATTCGGTGGTGATGTAACCCTGCTCGCCCAAGTCGCGCTGGTGCGCGCGGAAGATCGACCAGCGATAGTAGTAGACCGCATCGAGCCGCGGATCGGCGCTTTCGAAAAAGGGGATGCGGTCGCGGTACCACGGCGCGTCATTGCCGAAATGCTCGGCGGCGATCTGCTGGTGATCAAGCTGCTGCGCCATGGCAGGAGCGCTCGCGGCCCCCGCAAGCAGGGCGGCGGCAAGGCTCAGGGCGGTCCGGCGTAGCACCATGGCTCTCCTATTGTTCCGACATCGGCGGCCGCCATCCCGGCCCATGAGGGAGAGGAGGTGGAAGGGCCCATCTGGCGGCCGCCAATGGTCGGTCGGGGCAGGGGGCAACCCCCCGGACCCCGACCGGATCATACTCAGTCGAAAGTGAAACGCACGCCCAGTGCAAAGGTGCGATCAAGAAGCAGGTTATTGGTGTTGAACTGCTCCGGATTACCCGCGTCGGCGTATTTGTAATATTCCTGCTGCTTCGATTCGGTGATGTTCACCGCATCGAAGGTCAGCGCCACGTCCTGCGTCACGTCCCAGGTCAGCTGGAAGTCCAGGCTGTCCTCGGGCCGCCGCCAGATGCCGATCGGATTGGCAAAGGCACGTTGCTCGTTGAGGCGCAGGAAACCGTCGCGCCAGACATAGGACAGGCGGGCACCGATCGGACCGCGTTCATAGGCCAGGGTCGCGTTGTACGAAAACTTGGACACGTTGAAGAACTGCGACCGCGTCTCGGTGACATTGCCGTCGACATCGGTATCCGGGATCGTCTGCTCGGAATCGAGGATCGTGGCGCTGCCCTGGAAGCCCAGACCGTCCAGCAGGCCCGGCAGATAGTCGGGGAAATAGGTCAGACCGACTTCCAGGCCCTGAAGCCAGCCGTCCGATGCGTTGGACGGGCGCGTGATCTGGAAGAAATCGGTCGCCGTGTCGCCCACGATCGGGTTGTCGGGAATGAATTCCAGCTGCGTCAGCGGAACGACCAGCCCTTCGATCTCGCGGCGGAAGGCGGTGATCGTGATCGCGCTGCTGCGGCCGAAATACCATTCCAGCGCCAGGTCGTAGTTCTTGGATTCGGTCGCGCTCAGCTGCGGGTTGCCCGCGCTGCCCGTACCGAAGCCCAGGCGCGACAGGTCGCCCACCAGGCTGACATTGGGGTTGAGATCGCCGAATGCGGGCCGCCGCAGCGTTTCGCCATAATTGAAGCGCAGGCGCACGTCGGGCGTGATCTCGTACCGCAGCGTGGCGCTGGGCAGGACCTTCATCTGATTGGTCGAGACATTGGACTCGGCCAGCATGTTCAGGCGGTCGAAGTAATTATAGTCGGTATCGATCGCCACAAGACGCGCGCCGCCCTGGATCAGCAGCGGGCCGCCGAACAGGTCGATCTCGCCATCGGCAAGCAGATAGGCCGACATGGTGACTTCGTTGATGTCGAACACCCGGTCGAAGGTCAGCTGGTCCGACAGGCGGATATTGGGATTGTTCGGCTGATACAGCTGCCGAATGGCGTCGCGGTTCTCATAGAGCGCGGGGCCGTCGGCCAGCACCCAGCTGGTCGGGACATTGGCCCGGCCGTCATAGAAACCGCTGTTGGTGAACTGGTACTGCTCGCCCAGTTCGGCCAGGGTGATGCCAAGACCGCCCGCGCCCTGCTCACGCACGAAGGTGCTGGTGTCGCGGTCGTCGAAGCGGAAGCCCGCCTTGATCCGGCGCACGAAGCCCTCGTCGAACTCGTAATAGCCGTCGAGCATGAAGGTCAAAGCGCTGCCTTCGGCCCTGTTCGCATTGTCGAACAGGTCACGCACGAACCAGCGATTGGGGTCGGTGTGCAAGTCGGGATCGCTGAAGCTGTAGGAAGGAATGCCGCCGCCAGCGTTGAAATCGACGTCGATGTCCTGTCTGAAACCTGCGTGATCGGTACGCAGCGCAATGAACGAGGTTTCGTTCGTGCTGTCCTGATAGGCAAGATCGGCGGTGATCAGGCCGTGATTGCCCAGGTCCCACGCACCGTTCAGCGCATAGACGTAGCTGTCGGTCTTGGCGGTGCCGTAATCGCCGCTGTTGAAGCCGAAGACGTCGCCGACCTGGCGCGACTTGACGATGTTGGTGCCTTCGTAAAGCTCGAAGGTCTCTCCCGGATTGGGGCCCAGTGCGTTCCACCAGTCGGCGAAATTGAAGAACAGCGAATTGAACGTGTTGCCGCGGAATCCGGTGTAATAGAACTCAGCCGTATAGACCGAACTGCTGTTGGGCGCCCATTGCAGCGCCGCATTGATCGACGGGCGCTCACGTTCGCCATACAGGTCCGAGCTGATGACAGCATCGCGCGCGAGGTAATAGGGAACCTGCACCCCGCCGTCGGGGCCATAGGCGAAGCTCGAGCCGGGGGCGGTGGGAAGCCCGGCGTTCAGCCCCGGCGTCCAGCTGGAGAATGCCGGATCGGTGCTGGGGAAGATGCGCTCCAGCGGAAGCAGGCCCGAACCCTCAGGCGGGTTTTCGGTCGCGAAAGGCACCATGGCGCCTGCCTGCACGTTCATGTTGCGATAGTTGTACTTGGTATAGCTGCCGTTCACCAGCACGCCGATCTCGCCGATGTCGGTGTCCCAGGTGTCGCTGACCAGCAGGGCGACGTTCGGATTGATCTCGTCCGCCAGCTCGCTGTAGATGCCGCGCGCCAGGCCCGACACGGTGAAGCCGTCGAAATCGAACGGGCGGCGGGTATGGACGTCGATCTGGCCGGCAAGGCCGAATTCCAGCTGGTCGGCGGAACGCGTCTTGTAGACGTCGATCTGCTTGACCAGGTTGGCCGAAATGTCCTGCAGCGCGAACGACGTGCCGCCCGCGGTGAAGATGTTGCGCCCGTTCCAGGTCGTGACCGGATCGGGAAGGCCGCGGATGGTGATGAAGGCGGTCTCGCCGCCGGCGCG
It includes:
- a CDS encoding MGH1-like glycoside hydrolase domain-containing protein; the encoded protein is MVLRRTALSLAAALLAGAASAPAMAQQLDHQQIAAEHFGNDAPWYRDRIPFFESADPRLDAVYYYRWSIFRAHQRDLGEQGYITTEFADDVSWQREPYASLNDATGFHIAEGRWLNDRRFTHDYINFMYHGGNNRHFTDYMADSVWGRYLVDGDGMAVRRHLPVMRYNYGLWEDHYDWSKRLYYIEPLLDATEYTVSSIDASGGEDGFRGGDSFRPSINSYMVANARAISRIADMAGDEALSAQFAERADQLQQRMIADLWNPALGHFTDRYKVDNEHVDYWDFIRARELAGYLPWTFDLAPDDAKHASAWSHLLDPASLKGDAGMRTVEKPYEYYRKQYRYLGDAPECQWNGPIWPYQTTQVLTGMANLLDHYDHTGPITRSEYMRLLREYADLHYQGDLLDLEEDYHPETGKPIVGLDRSHHYFHSGFIDLILTGLVGIRPRADDMLEINPLLPDAGDAQALAWFRVEDVPYHGRRIAVAWDADGSHYGKGRGLSIEVDGQEVARRGTLGRLTVPVTRAGAAPIRRDINRAVQLVRGDFPMASASSSTDTEALHDAIDGRTWFYPELPNGWDSAPSTGEQWYAVDFGKSVRVDRAELAFFDDGATFAAPSAVAIEYWQDGSWHPLARGAAVPNGITDLQWSSREVTRLRAVMKPTGGRAIRLAEFKALTSEQAKQ
- a CDS encoding TonB-dependent receptor, giving the protein MALKPIALCTASVFALGLAGMAQAQDATPGDLPVTDTQAGDTGNTAPDDVIVVTGVKASIVGALDVRRESVQIVDSVVAEDVGKLPDNNVVEALQRVTGVQVTDRAGGETAFITIRGLPDPVTTWNGRNIFTAGGTSFALQDISANLVKQIDVYKTRSADQLEFGLAGQIDVHTRRPFDFDGFTVSGLARGIYSELADEINPNVALLVSDTWDTDIGEIGVLVNGSYTKYNYRNMNVQAGAMVPFATENPPEGSGLLPLERIFPSTDPAFSSWTPGLNAGLPTAPGSSFAYGPDGGVQVPYYLARDAVISSDLYGERERPSINAALQWAPNSSSVYTAEFYYTGFRGNTFNSLFFNFADWWNALGPNPGETFELYEGTNIVKSRQVGDVFGFNSGDYGTAKTDSYVYALNGAWDLGNHGLITADLAYQDSTNETSFIALRTDHAGFRQDIDVDFNAGGGIPSYSFSDPDLHTDPNRWFVRDLFDNANRAEGSALTFMLDGYYEFDEGFVRRIKAGFRFDDRDTSTFVREQGAGGLGITLAELGEQYQFTNSGFYDGRANVPTSWVLADGPALYENRDAIRQLYQPNNPNIRLSDQLTFDRVFDINEVTMSAYLLADGEIDLFGGPLLIQGGARLVAIDTDYNYFDRLNMLAESNVSTNQMKVLPSATLRYEITPDVRLRFNYGETLRRPAFGDLNPNVSLVGDLSRLGFGTGSAGNPQLSATESKNYDLALEWYFGRSSAITITAFRREIEGLVVPLTQLEFIPDNPIVGDTATDFFQITRPSNASDGWLQGLEVGLTYFPDYLPGLLDGLGFQGSATILDSEQTIPDTDVDGNVTETRSQFFNVSKFSYNATLAYERGPIGARLSYVWRDGFLRLNEQRAFANPIGIWRRPEDSLDFQLTWDVTQDVALTFDAVNITESKQQEYYKYADAGNPEQFNTNNLLLDRTFALGVRFTFD